From Woronichinia naegeliana WA131, the proteins below share one genomic window:
- a CDS encoding DUF4407 domain-containing protein produces MIVNKGNQVPTKIRLNSVQKFLIWSAGADQEVLSQESCRTERYKYESIGTTVVLTAIMAFCSGGYALFTVFGSLKISISLGFIWANIIFNLDRFFILTASQNKSSSKLQFWGGATTRLTIAILLGFIVAKPLELRLFESEINQKISQQRRERERQESINDQKTPYAQRINEINQILKDKTKEREQLSLSLQQARRNAIEEREGKGRTGKPGKGTIYEEKKELVKNLEQEFASLKQEVQDLNNEKSDLLEKQRSKSNKPQLPQQQWQEGSLLDRISALEALSKNDSAILYTNWLITVLLIIIEISPVLVKILSKEGVYEKLLKKETIYRMDQENLARITEKELLKMKELKDFQLKVDDLMFEYIRLRERNREKIENIEINDAKKFYQEYDEETAKFIKLCQERVTHYKSLVEQTLFLDKDNELFKN; encoded by the coding sequence GTGATTGTTAACAAAGGTAATCAAGTGCCAACTAAAATACGACTCAATTCTGTACAAAAATTTTTAATTTGGTCTGCTGGTGCAGATCAAGAAGTTTTGTCTCAAGAAAGTTGCCGAACAGAAAGGTATAAATATGAATCTATCGGCACAACCGTTGTTCTGACTGCGATAATGGCTTTTTGTTCAGGAGGCTATGCACTTTTTACGGTTTTCGGCTCTTTGAAAATTTCAATTTCTTTGGGTTTTATTTGGGCTAACATAATTTTCAATTTAGATCGCTTTTTTATCCTAACAGCTAGTCAAAATAAATCTTCATCAAAACTGCAATTTTGGGGAGGAGCCACTACTCGCTTAACCATAGCGATTCTTTTAGGTTTTATCGTTGCTAAACCTCTGGAGTTAAGATTATTTGAAAGTGAAATCAATCAAAAAATTAGTCAACAGAGAAGAGAAAGAGAAAGACAAGAAAGCATAAACGATCAGAAGACTCCATATGCCCAAAGAATTAATGAAATAAATCAGATACTCAAAGATAAAACAAAAGAAAGAGAGCAACTTTCACTATCTTTACAACAAGCGCGTAGAAATGCGATAGAAGAAAGAGAAGGCAAAGGTAGAACAGGCAAGCCTGGTAAAGGCACTATTTACGAAGAAAAAAAAGAGCTTGTAAAAAATTTAGAGCAGGAATTCGCCTCTTTAAAGCAAGAAGTTCAAGACTTAAATAATGAAAAAAGTGATTTGCTAGAAAAGCAGCGATCAAAATCAAATAAACCTCAACTACCTCAACAGCAATGGCAAGAAGGAAGTCTTTTAGATCGTATCTCAGCCCTAGAAGCATTATCGAAAAATGATTCTGCTATTTTATACACAAATTGGTTGATAACTGTTTTATTAATTATTATTGAAATTTCTCCAGTTCTTGTAAAAATCTTGTCGAAAGAAGGCGTTTATGAAAAACTGCTTAAGAAAGAAACTATCTATAGAATGGATCAAGAAAATCTTGCCAGAATTACAGAAAAAGAACTCTTAAAAATGAAGGAATTAAAGGATTTTCAGCTAAAAGTTGACGACTTAATGTTTGAATACATTCGACTTAGAGAAAGAAATAGAGAAAAAATTGAAAATATAGAAATCAATGATGCAAAAAAGTTTTATCAGGAATACGATGAAGAAACTGCTAAATTTATCAAATTATGTCAAGAGCGAGTAACTCATTACAAATCTTTAGTGGAGCAAACTCTATTTTTGGATAAAGATAATGAGCTTTTTAAAAATTGA
- a CDS encoding IS1 family transposase has protein sequence MSTLNKSSIDLLSDIGLPQEKEEALFQKNCPHCYSEKVKIHSHYQTKGNGERKMFICQECGSCFAETYGSVIAGLETPLSEIVKVLKARMEGIGLNAAARVFGYAKTTILNWEKKLSGLQETLFLYALVNEFVKLVIEGDELYTKVGKNKEASASEGWTIVLMDRASRFIWHLKCGKKEQKLFLEAMMTVAELFERSAESLQLFTDGEKRYSQLLFNICHEVLRTGKRGRPTKVLPKGMVVRLKNKSSKRRDSEGKLEKVETPKTEHPETTEKPEDKDVHANHVEAFNSSLRRYLAAFRRRTNTYAKSVVGLQRVLDIFWMVHNFVRSHFTTKKVPAVALGIIQKGLTWEDLLQIRLIC, from the coding sequence ATGTCAACATTGAATAAAAGCTCAATTGACCTCCTAAGTGATATTGGCTTACCTCAAGAGAAAGAGGAAGCCTTATTTCAGAAAAACTGCCCTCATTGCTATAGTGAAAAAGTAAAAATACATTCTCATTACCAAACGAAAGGTAACGGGGAACGTAAAATGTTCATCTGTCAAGAATGTGGTTCTTGTTTTGCTGAGACTTATGGTAGCGTAATCGCTGGCTTAGAAACCCCATTAAGTGAAATTGTAAAAGTATTAAAAGCCAGAATGGAAGGAATAGGATTAAATGCAGCAGCCCGAGTATTCGGCTACGCAAAAACAACAATATTGAATTGGGAAAAGAAATTATCAGGATTACAAGAGACATTATTTTTATACGCCTTAGTGAATGAATTTGTTAAATTAGTAATAGAAGGGGATGAACTATACACAAAAGTTGGAAAAAATAAAGAAGCAAGTGCCTCTGAGGGGTGGACAATCGTGCTCATGGACAGGGCTAGCCGCTTTATTTGGCATTTAAAATGTGGTAAAAAAGAGCAGAAATTATTTCTAGAAGCAATGATGACGGTAGCGGAATTATTTGAAAGGAGTGCAGAATCTCTCCAGTTATTTACAGATGGAGAAAAGCGATATAGTCAACTGCTATTTAATATTTGTCACGAAGTATTAAGGACTGGGAAGCGAGGTCGTCCCACCAAAGTATTACCGAAGGGTATGGTGGTAAGATTAAAAAATAAGAGTAGTAAACGTCGAGATTCTGAGGGTAAACTAGAGAAAGTAGAAACTCCGAAAACTGAACATCCTGAGACAACAGAAAAACCAGAAGACAAGGATGTTCATGCCAACCACGTTGAGGCATTTAATAGTTCTCTACGACGCTATTTAGCCGCCTTTCGTCGTCGAACAAATACTTATGCTAAATCTGTTGTGGGATTACAGCGAGTGCTAGATATTTTCTGGATGGTTCATAACTTTGTTCGCAGCCATTTTACGACGAAAAAAGTTCCTGCGGTAGCTCTCGGTATAATTCAAAAAGGGTTAACTTGGGAGGACTTACTCCAAATTCGCCTGATTTGTTGA
- a CDS encoding IctB family putative bicarbonate transporter, giving the protein MNSVWQQITFQGFSPSEWRSGSYIHRLVGLLSHWTTYSGLWQWSEGLGALLISGVFLLSPFVSTGLIGLIMAATGFYWGLLTLADRKPNGLTPIHLLVILYWGISAIAVGFSPVKMAALVGLGKLTLNMVFFALASRILRNNSLLNRIITVILMVGLAVGAYGIKQQFDGVEQLATWNDPTSDMAGATRVYSYLGNPNLLAAYLLPMISLSIAAFFVWQRWLPKVLAITMVVVDVCCLFFTQSRGGWLGLVGVFLTFLILSYLWWKPYLSPFWQKWLLPSAIASVVVLVGLGLLLVAPLRTRVFSIFAGRNDSSNNFRINVWEGVRSMIRDRPILGIGPGNSAFNKIYPLYMRPKYSALSAYSIYLEILVETGIIGFSCFIWLLTVTFNQGIQQIKRLRQSPSREGFWIMAAIAGMIGLMIHGCVDTVWYRPQVSTLWWFLIAIITSQYAKSLAAE; this is encoded by the coding sequence ATGAATTCGGTTTGGCAGCAAATCACGTTTCAAGGATTTTCTCCGTCTGAGTGGCGTAGTGGGAGTTACATTCACCGCTTGGTTGGTCTGTTATCCCATTGGACGACCTACAGTGGACTATGGCAGTGGTCAGAAGGCTTGGGTGCACTGTTAATTAGTGGTGTCTTTCTGCTCAGTCCTTTTGTCTCGACGGGGCTGATCGGTTTAATCATGGCAGCGACCGGATTCTATTGGGGATTGCTGACCCTTGCCGATAGGAAACCCAATGGCTTAACCCCTATTCATCTGTTAGTTATTCTCTATTGGGGGATTTCGGCGATCGCGGTAGGTTTTTCGCCGGTGAAAATGGCGGCTTTAGTAGGGCTGGGTAAATTAACCTTAAATATGGTCTTTTTTGCCCTGGCTTCTCGGATTTTGCGGAATAATTCCCTGTTAAATCGCATTATTACCGTTATTCTAATGGTTGGATTGGCAGTTGGAGCCTACGGGATTAAGCAACAGTTTGATGGGGTTGAACAATTAGCCACCTGGAATGATCCGACCTCGGATATGGCCGGAGCAACGCGGGTTTATAGTTATCTGGGCAATCCCAATTTGTTAGCCGCCTATTTACTGCCGATGATCTCTTTGAGTATTGCAGCTTTCTTTGTTTGGCAACGCTGGCTTCCTAAAGTATTAGCAATTACGATGGTCGTTGTGGATGTTTGTTGTCTATTTTTCACCCAAAGTCGGGGTGGTTGGCTGGGATTGGTGGGGGTTTTTCTCACCTTTTTAATTCTTTCCTATCTGTGGTGGAAGCCCTATCTTTCTCCCTTTTGGCAAAAATGGTTATTGCCTAGCGCGATCGCTTCAGTGGTGGTGCTGGTCGGCTTGGGTTTACTCTTAGTTGCTCCGTTACGGACAAGGGTTTTCAGTATTTTTGCCGGACGCAATGATAGTAGTAATAACTTTCGGATTAATGTTTGGGAAGGGGTCAGAAGTATGATCCGTGATCGCCCGATTTTGGGGATTGGCCCTGGTAACAGTGCGTTTAATAAAATTTATCCCCTTTATATGCGACCTAAATATAGTGCCTTGAGTGCCTATTCGATTTATTTAGAAATTTTGGTAGAGACGGGCATTATTGGTTTTTCTTGTTTTATTTGGTTATTGACCGTAACGTTTAACCAGGGTATTCAACAAATTAAACGCCTTCGTCAATCTCCTAGTCGGGAAGGATTCTGGATTATGGCCGCGATCGCTGGCATGATTGGCTTAATGATTCATGGTTGTGTTGACACCGTTTGGTATCGTCCTCAAGTCAGTACGCTTTGGTGGTTCTTAATTGCGATCATTACCAGTCAATATGCGAAGAGTCTTGCTGCCGAATAG
- the kaiC gene encoding circadian clock protein KaiC, which translates to MNQSILNTTEPAETPRKGVQKIRTIIEGFDEITHGGLPIGRTTLVSGTSGTGKTLLAVQFLYHGIHHFDYPGLFITFEESPTDIIQNAYSFGWDLQKLIDDGKLFILDASPDPEGQEVVGSFDLSALIERIQYAIRKYKAKLVSIDSVTAVFQQYDAASVVRREIFRLVARLKQLNVTSIMTTERIEEYGAIARFGVEEFVSDNVVILRNVLEGERRRRTVEILKLRGTTHMKGEYPFTITHDGINIFPLGAMRLTQRSSNTRISSGVKTLDEMCGGGFFKDSIILATGATGTGKTLLVSKFLQEGCRQGERAILFAYEESRAQLSRNASSWGIDFEEMEQKGLLKLLCTYPESAGLEDHLQMIKSEISEFKPSRIAIDSLSALARGVTNNAFRQFVIGVTGYAKQEEITGFFTNTTDQFMGAHSITESHISTITDTIIMLQYVEIRGEMSRAINVFKMRGSWHDKGIREYTISHDGPDIKDSFRNYERIISGSPTRISVDEKSELSRIVRGVRDKTIEE; encoded by the coding sequence ATGAACCAATCTATTTTAAATACGACTGAACCGGCTGAAACCCCTCGCAAAGGAGTTCAGAAAATTCGGACAATTATTGAAGGATTTGATGAAATTACTCATGGTGGCCTGCCGATTGGACGAACAACCTTAGTTAGCGGCACATCAGGGACTGGAAAAACACTGCTCGCCGTTCAATTTCTCTATCATGGCATTCATCATTTTGACTATCCGGGTCTTTTTATCACCTTTGAAGAATCTCCCACCGATATTATTCAAAATGCCTATAGTTTTGGTTGGGATTTGCAAAAATTAATTGATGATGGCAAATTATTTATTTTAGATGCCTCTCCCGATCCTGAAGGGCAAGAAGTGGTGGGCAGTTTTGATCTTTCGGCCTTAATTGAACGGATTCAGTACGCTATTCGTAAATATAAGGCGAAATTAGTCTCTATTGACTCTGTAACAGCCGTTTTTCAACAATATGATGCCGCTTCCGTGGTGAGACGAGAAATTTTTCGCCTCGTAGCCCGCCTCAAACAACTGAATGTCACCTCAATCATGACCACTGAACGGATCGAAGAATATGGCGCGATCGCCCGTTTTGGAGTGGAAGAATTTGTATCAGATAACGTTGTCATTTTGCGAAATGTTTTAGAGGGCGAACGCAGAAGAAGAACCGTTGAAATTTTAAAATTGCGGGGGACAACCCACATGAAAGGGGAATATCCCTTTACGATTACCCATGACGGTATTAACATTTTCCCCCTAGGTGCTATGCGTCTGACTCAACGATCCTCAAACACACGCATTTCTTCTGGTGTCAAAACCTTGGATGAAATGTGTGGTGGCGGCTTTTTTAAAGATTCAATTATTTTAGCAACGGGGGCAACGGGAACCGGCAAAACCCTATTGGTCAGCAAATTTTTACAGGAAGGTTGTCGTCAGGGAGAACGGGCAATTTTATTTGCCTATGAAGAATCACGAGCCCAATTATCGCGTAACGCCTCTTCCTGGGGCATTGACTTTGAGGAAATGGAGCAAAAAGGATTATTAAAGTTACTCTGTACCTATCCTGAGTCAGCCGGGCTAGAGGATCACTTACAAATGATCAAATCTGAAATTTCTGAGTTTAAACCTTCCCGTATTGCCATTGATTCTCTCTCCGCTTTAGCCAGAGGTGTTACCAACAATGCCTTCCGTCAGTTTGTCATTGGAGTGACAGGCTATGCTAAACAGGAGGAAATTACCGGCTTTTTCACCAACACAACCGACCAATTTATGGGGGCCCATTCCATTACGGAATCCCATATTTCAACCATTACCGACACTATTATCATGCTGCAATACGTAGAAATTCGGGGCGAAATGTCTCGTGCCATTAACGTCTTTAAAATGCGCGGCTCTTGGCATGATAAAGGCATTCGGGAATATACCATTAGTCATGATGGCCCCGATATCAAGGACTCTTTCCGTAACTATGAGCGCATTATTAGTGGTTCGCCCACTCGCATTAGTGTGGATGAAAAATCGGAACTGTCTCGGATTGTGCGCGGGGTTCGAGATAAAACCATAGAAGAATAA
- the kaiB gene encoding circadian clock protein KaiB — MSNFKKTYVLKLYVAGNTPNSVRALKTLKTILEQEFKGVYALKVIDVLKNPQLAEEDKILATPTLAKVLPPPVRKIIGDLSDREKVLIGLDLLYDEIRERENEL, encoded by the coding sequence ATGAGTAATTTCAAAAAAACTTATGTTCTCAAACTCTATGTCGCTGGGAATACCCCTAACTCAGTTCGAGCCTTAAAAACCTTAAAGACAATTTTAGAACAGGAATTTAAAGGGGTTTATGCCCTGAAAGTTATCGATGTACTCAAAAATCCCCAACTGGCAGAGGAAGATAAAATTTTAGCGACCCCCACCTTAGCGAAAGTCTTACCCCCTCCCGTTCGTAAAATTATTGGCGATCTCTCAGATAGAGAAAAAGTCCTCATTGGCTTAGATCTCCTTTACGATGAAATTCGTGAACGAGAAAATGAACTCTAG
- a CDS encoding ISKra4 family transposase, with protein MTAKLINVEGSKIKIELTLELSRSMLDTEINIQKGLNEVGCIASKEALKYLDTDGSPLKIGEEIWKSKGEQPKEYQTPYGEVIVNRHVYQRSVGGKTYCPLEREARIIITSTPLLAKQVSSKMSGMAGKEVKNDLLENHGRKVALSYIQRLSEAVGSVVQAKEEAWSYAPPKEDSQIATVGIGLDGTCMLMCEDGYREAMVGTVSLYDSEGERQHTIYLGAAPEYGKKSFLERLEREIERAKKRYPEATLVGIADGAESNWKFLEKQTEEQILDFYHASGYLGALAEALHPNTVSKQKEWLTENCRELKHEKGKAGELLNLMKEVKEEKSHSKNLTEKLQAAITYYENHQHQMDYAEYLEKKYPIGSGVTEAACKTLVKQRLCCSGMRWKEKGAGIILSLRALVLTKERWSQFWAKLDQYGFPVEP; from the coding sequence ATGACAGCAAAACTAATTAATGTAGAGGGTTCAAAGATAAAAATAGAACTAACATTAGAACTCAGTCGTTCAATGTTGGATACAGAAATAAATATTCAAAAAGGCTTAAACGAAGTAGGTTGCATCGCCAGCAAAGAAGCCTTGAAATATTTAGATACAGATGGTTCACCCTTAAAAATCGGTGAAGAAATCTGGAAGAGTAAGGGAGAGCAACCGAAAGAATATCAAACACCTTATGGTGAGGTTATAGTGAATCGTCATGTATATCAGCGTTCAGTAGGAGGAAAAACGTATTGCCCCTTAGAAAGAGAAGCAAGGATAATCATAACATCAACGCCATTATTGGCAAAACAGGTATCCTCAAAAATGTCAGGGATGGCAGGCAAAGAGGTGAAAAATGATTTATTAGAAAATCATGGTAGAAAAGTAGCGCTATCCTATATCCAAAGATTGAGTGAAGCAGTAGGAAGTGTGGTACAGGCAAAAGAAGAAGCGTGGAGTTATGCCCCGCCCAAGGAGGATAGCCAAATTGCAACAGTGGGAATAGGATTAGATGGAACCTGTATGCTGATGTGTGAGGATGGCTACCGTGAAGCAATGGTGGGAACCGTTTCCCTATACGATAGTGAGGGAGAACGTCAACATACAATCTATCTAGGTGCGGCACCAGAGTATGGAAAAAAGAGTTTTCTAGAAAGATTAGAAAGAGAAATTGAGCGAGCGAAAAAACGTTATCCAGAGGCAACATTGGTCGGGATAGCAGACGGGGCAGAATCAAATTGGAAGTTTTTAGAAAAGCAAACGGAAGAACAGATATTAGATTTCTATCATGCCTCTGGTTACTTAGGTGCCTTGGCAGAAGCGTTGCATCCGAATACAGTGTCAAAACAAAAAGAATGGTTGACTGAAAATTGTCGAGAACTCAAGCATGAAAAAGGAAAAGCAGGAGAACTGCTAAATCTGATGAAAGAAGTCAAAGAAGAAAAAAGTCATTCTAAGAATCTTACCGAGAAACTACAAGCGGCGATTACTTATTACGAGAATCATCAGCATCAAATGGATTATGCTGAATACTTAGAGAAAAAGTATCCGATTGGTTCAGGTGTTACGGAAGCAGCTTGTAAGACGTTGGTCAAACAACGATTATGTTGTTCAGGGATGCGATGGAAGGAAAAAGGAGCAGGAATTATTTTGAGCCTACGAGCTTTGGTATTGACCAAGGAACGATGGAGTCAATTTTGGGCAAAACTTGATCAATATGGGTTCCCTGTAGAACCCTGA
- a CDS encoding circadian clock protein KaiA produces MQSSLSLCLFVTEVIAQQLSQMLKSDRYRLTYVYSVNEFIEFIGSHTEHIDCLIVLRDSPALPFFNQLYEQGCLLPIIILESQRETSAPQETPTVIYHNAEIHLPESEWQTIPTVIDRAIAHYLHLGPSCTIPPPNASTQKRDPQDSQQSFLLLQQRRLADKLKERLGYLGVYYKRNPKSFYRNLEPAEKQEFLEQLALEYREIILTYFNQSVDINQEIDQFVNSAFFADISVSQILEIHINLMDEFSQHLKLEGRSEEILLDYRLALIDILAHLGEMYRRSIPRGVRLLVDEGKEKC; encoded by the coding sequence TTGCAGTCTTCTCTTTCTCTTTGCCTCTTTGTAACGGAGGTGATCGCCCAGCAACTTTCTCAGATGTTAAAGAGCGATCGCTATCGGCTGACCTATGTCTATTCTGTTAATGAATTTATCGAGTTTATTGGTAGTCATACAGAGCATATTGATTGTCTGATCGTCTTACGAGATAGTCCCGCCTTACCCTTTTTTAACCAACTCTACGAGCAAGGCTGCCTCCTGCCAATAATCATCCTCGAATCTCAACGCGAGACATCTGCCCCTCAGGAAACGCCGACGGTCATTTACCACAATGCCGAAATCCATTTACCCGAATCAGAATGGCAAACTATCCCGACAGTCATTGATCGGGCGATCGCCCATTATTTACATCTTGGCCCTAGCTGCACCATCCCCCCTCCAAATGCTAGTACTCAAAAACGTGATCCTCAAGACTCTCAACAAAGTTTCTTGCTCCTACAACAACGTCGCTTGGCGGATAAGCTAAAAGAAAGATTGGGATATTTAGGTGTGTATTACAAGCGCAACCCCAAAAGCTTTTATCGCAATCTAGAGCCGGCTGAGAAACAAGAATTTCTAGAACAGCTTGCCTTAGAATATCGTGAAATTATCTTGACCTATTTCAACCAAAGTGTTGATATTAACCAAGAGATTGATCAATTTGTGAATAGTGCTTTCTTTGCCGATATTTCGGTTTCCCAAATTTTGGAAATTCATATTAACCTCATGGATGAGTTTTCTCAACACCTAAAACTGGAAGGACGCAGCGAAGAAATTTTATTAGACTATCGTTTAGCACTGATTGATATTTTGGCGCATTTAGGTGAAATGTATCGACGCTCTATTCCCAGGGGGGTGCGACTTTTAGTTGATGAAGGAAAAGAAAAGTGTTAA
- a CDS encoding transposase yields the protein MTEFLKGKEKKPYRSGYYLRGVNTQYGQISDLAVPKLREGNKEREWQILERYQRSLGNLLDWMCVLYVMGLSLRDLQEALYLILGKVLSVSAVNQITLNVQKQIESRRQVPLTRIPKMILVDGVWVEIQYTIDGEFKVQSSKFYHGCGYTFCHLSRSCCR from the coding sequence GTGACAGAATTTCTCAAGGGAAAAGAGAAAAAACCGTATCGTTCTGGGTACTATCTTCGTGGAGTAAACACTCAATATGGACAGATAAGTGATTTAGCTGTCCCCAAATTAAGAGAGGGAAATAAAGAAAGAGAATGGCAGATTTTAGAAAGATATCAGCGAAGTCTGGGAAATTTATTGGATTGGATGTGTGTTCTCTATGTGATGGGGCTATCCTTACGAGATTTGCAGGAGGCTTTATATTTAATACTAGGAAAAGTGCTATCGGTAAGTGCGGTGAACCAGATTACTCTTAATGTCCAAAAACAAATAGAAAGCAGAAGACAGGTTCCCTTAACCCGAATTCCCAAGATGATTCTCGTAGATGGAGTTTGGGTAGAGATTCAGTACACAATAGATGGCGAGTTCAAAGTTCAAAGTTCAAAGTTTTATCATGGCTGTGGCTACACTTTTTGCCACCTCTCAAGGTCTTGCTGTCGTTGA
- a CDS encoding DUF2283 domain-containing protein, translated as MEITMKINYDQDVDILRILLTDAAIEESDEIETGVIFDYDSQGNVVGIEILDASKRNTQSRQLEYSISNI; from the coding sequence TTGGAGATAACCATGAAAATTAATTATGATCAAGACGTTGATATTCTTAGAATTTTACTCACCGATGCCGCTATTGAAGAAAGTGATGAGATAGAAACAGGTGTAATTTTTGACTACGATAGTCAAGGTAATGTTGTTGGTATTGAGATTTTAGATGCCTCTAAACGCAACACTCAATCTCGTCAACTAGAATACTCAATTTCCAATATTTAG